Sequence from the Chromatiales bacterium genome:
GATGGAACACACCGGCCGAGGCGAACAGCAGCGCCGGCCATACCCAGACATGCCCGGTGTCGAGCAGCGCAACCATGACCAGCGATTTGCTGACGAAACCCGAAAACAGCGGGAAGGCCGAAATCGATGCCGCGCCGACAATGCAAAGTCCGGTCGTCTTCGGCATGGTTTTCCAGAGCCCGCCGAGTTCAGAGCCACGAATGTCGCCGGTACGGAACAGCACGGCGCCCATCGACATCATCAGCAGGCCCTTGAACAGGACATCGTTGAATGCGTGCGCGACCGCGCCGTTCACGGCCATCGCGGTGCCGATGCCGATGCCGACGACCATGAATCCGATCTGGTTGATCATCGAATAGGCGAGAACCCGCCGCAGGTCGTTTTCGATCACGGCGTAGAAGATCGGAAAGCAGGTCATGACCGCGCCGATGTAGATCAGCACTTCGGTTCCGGCGAATGCGCGCGCCAGCGCATAGACCGCGACCTTGGTCGTGAACGCGGACAGGAAAACCGTGCCGGTGGCGGTTGCCTCGGGATAGGCATCGGTCAGCCAGGTGTGCACGAACGGAAACGCGCTCTTGATGCCGAAGGCCGCAAGAATCAGCCAGCCGCCGGGTGCGTCGGTGCCGATGTGCCCGAATGCGATGTCGCCACGGTCGGCGAACCACAGGATGGCGCCTGCCAGAAGCAGCAGACCCGAGCTGATCTGAAACGCCAGATAGCGGATGCCCGCGCGCAAGGCACGCTCGCCGCCGCGCGCAAAGATCAGCCAGACCGATGCGAGCGCCATGCACTCCCAGGCAACGAACAGGCTGATCAGATCGCCGGCGAACACCGCGCCCAGCGCGGCGGCAATGTAGATCTGCGAGCTGGCCTGTTGCAGCGTGTCGCGCTCGTCACGTCCGATTCGAAGGGCGAACAGATTCGCGACCAGCGCGGCAATGTGGAACAGGTAGCCGAAGAGCAGGCTGAGCCGGTCGACGCGGTAGAGTTCGAGTTGCTGGCCGATCAGCGAGATCGCGTAATGCTCGCCGTGTTCGATGCCGAGCAGTCGCCAGAAACCGTAGATCGGCACGCCTAGCAACACCAGGGTGCGCCACGGACCGCGTACCAGCAGCGGCAGCAACATGCCCGCGAGCAGAAACGGCAGGAACGGTGGCAGCTCAGTCGGCATCGTAATAGTCTTCGCGACGCATGACGACCTTGCGCATTTCCTTGGCGATCACCACCAGCAGCACGCAGGCGACAAAACCGAACAGCGCGTAGAAGCTCCACAGGCGTTCCCATGGATGCGCGATGTGGCGATGCACGACGAACTCCAGTGCCACGAGAATCGCGCAGATCGCGTAGAACACGCGCAGGATGCGCCGGACGTTCTTCGGTTGGTCGAAGAAGTCTGGAAGATTCTTGCCCTGTGGATGTTTCATGATGCCGGCGCTAGAACAGTGCGCTGTTGATCCAGAAATGCACTGCGATGCTCGCCGCATAGCCGAGCGCAATCACGGGCGTCCACTTCAGGTGACCGAAGAACGTGTACTTGCCGTGGGCCTGCCCCATCAGTGCGACACCGGCGGCCGAGCCCACTGACAACAGGCTGCCGCCGACGCCGGCCGTCAGTGTGACCAGCAGCCACTGGCCGGTCGGCATCTCAGGCCCCATGCTGAGAACCGCGAACATCACCGGGATGTTGTCGATGACCGAGGACAGCAGCCCGACGACGATATTGGCCGTGGTCGCCCCCCACTGGTTGTACATCACATCCGAAACCAGCGTCAGATAGCCGAGAAAACCGAGCCCGCCCACGCACAGAACCACCCCGTAGAAAAACAGCAGGGTGTCCCACTCCGCCTGGGCGATCTTGCTGAACACATTGAAGGGCACGACACTGCCGACCGGCGTGGCCGCATCGGATTGTTCGAGGGCCCAGCGCAGGCAGGTCTTCTTCAGATAGAACCCGAATACTTGCAGATATCCGAGCCCGGTCAGCATGCCGATGACCGGCGGCAGGCCGAGGAAGTTGTGGAACGCAACGGCCGTGGCGATGGTGAGCAGGAACAGTGCGATGATTCGCCGCGCGCCGCGTTTCATCGCGACTGCATGACCCTGGGTCGACGGCCGCTCGTTCGGGACCGCGAAATGCATGATCGCGGCAGGAACGACAAAGTTCACGACCGCTGGCACGAACAGTGCGAGAAAGGTCCAGAATTCAACCACGCCTTTCTGCCAGACCATCAGCGTGGTGATGTCGCCGAACGGGCTGAAGGCCCCGCCGGCATTCGCGCCGATCACGATGTTGATACAAGCGAGCAGCACGAAGCGGGTGTTCTGGCCGCCGACCGCGAGCACCACCGCGCACATGAGCAGCGCGGTCGTCAGGTTGTCGGCGATCGGGGAGATGAAAAACGCTAGGGTGCCGGTGAACCAGAACAGCGTTCGAAAGCCGAATCCGCGTCGTATCAGCCATGCGCGCAGCGCATCGAAGACCTGACGTTCCTGCATCGCGTTGATGTAGGTCATCGCGACCAGCAGGAACAGCATCAGCTCGGCGAATTCGAGAAAGCTGTGGCGTACCGCGTGCTCGGCCAGTTCCGGTATGCCGTGCTGCACGTAGTACCAGCCGATCATGCTCCAGATGATGCCCGCCGCGAGGATCACGGGTTTGGACTTGCGCAGCTCCGTGTACTCCTCGGCCATGACCAGCAGGTAGGCGATCACAAAGATCGCGAGTGCCGCTATTCCGACGCCGCTGGTGGTGAGGTCCAGCGGCTGTGAAGATTCCGTGGCGGCAAGGA
This genomic interval carries:
- a CDS encoding Na(+)/H(+) antiporter subunit D, giving the protein MPTELPPFLPFLLAGMLLPLLVRGPWRTLVLLGVPIYGFWRLLGIEHGEHYAISLIGQQLELYRVDRLSLLFGYLFHIAALVANLFALRIGRDERDTLQQASSQIYIAAALGAVFAGDLISLFVAWECMALASVWLIFARGGERALRAGIRYLAFQISSGLLLLAGAILWFADRGDIAFGHIGTDAPGGWLILAAFGIKSAFPFVHTWLTDAYPEATATGTVFLSAFTTKVAVYALARAFAGTEVLIYIGAVMTCFPIFYAVIENDLRRVLAYSMINQIGFMVVGIGIGTAMAVNGAVAHAFNDVLFKGLLMMSMGAVLFRTGDIRGSELGGLWKTMPKTTGLCIVGAASISAFPLFSGFVSKSLVMVALLDTGHVWVWPALLFASAGVFHHAGIKIPYFAFFAHDSGKRPQEAPGHMLAAMGLAAALCIGIGVYPQALYALLPFEMNYTPYDATHVLAQLQLLFFSAAAFVWLNLRGIYPPELRSTNLDADWLTRRAGLRAYRAGAALASRLNAQLWAMAERLLGSVEFWLRRTHGEGGVIARTWAISHVVLMIVALMGLLLLFSYLHGG
- the nhaD gene encoding sodium:proton antiporter NhaD, translated to MLTRLALLIPALLWPATTVLAATESSQPLDLTTSGVGIAALAIFVIAYLLVMAEEYTELRKSKPVILAAGIIWSMIGWYYVQHGIPELAEHAVRHSFLEFAELMLFLLVAMTYINAMQERQVFDALRAWLIRRGFGFRTLFWFTGTLAFFISPIADNLTTALLMCAVVLAVGGQNTRFVLLACINIVIGANAGGAFSPFGDITTLMVWQKGVVEFWTFLALFVPAVVNFVVPAAIMHFAVPNERPSTQGHAVAMKRGARRIIALFLLTIATAVAFHNFLGLPPVIGMLTGLGYLQVFGFYLKKTCLRWALEQSDAATPVGSVVPFNVFSKIAQAEWDTLLFFYGVVLCVGGLGFLGYLTLVSDVMYNQWGATTANIVVGLLSSVIDNIPVMFAVLSMGPEMPTGQWLLVTLTAGVGGSLLSVGSAAGVALMGQAHGKYTFFGHLKWTPVIALGYAASIAVHFWINSALF